Proteins found in one Exiguobacterium sp. 9-2 genomic segment:
- a CDS encoding heptaprenyl diphosphate synthase component 1 has translation MEQHELRVDEIITALTTKQTTRLARHVDFPSIDREQIRWLIDVAQHDKLDSEALVKAIHFAQVALRLHERVSKTLRGSKERQLLVLAGDLFSSYFFEQLAGLPKEVLVSLGRTIQRVNEAKCALHEMNYESTEERVLLWLTAEFGLMQGLAAITKREWLTRQGRQIIQQQAEQLDLVAQKLLLSHLEQMAVA, from the coding sequence ATGGAACAACATGAGCTGCGCGTGGATGAAATCATCACTGCACTCACCACTAAACAAACGACACGATTGGCTCGACATGTGGATTTCCCTTCCATCGATCGTGAACAGATCCGTTGGTTGATTGATGTCGCTCAACATGACAAGCTAGATTCAGAAGCACTCGTCAAAGCGATTCATTTCGCACAAGTCGCTTTACGTCTGCATGAACGCGTCAGTAAAACATTACGCGGTTCGAAGGAAAGACAGCTTCTTGTATTAGCTGGAGATCTTTTCTCGAGCTACTTTTTCGAACAATTAGCGGGTTTGCCGAAAGAGGTTCTTGTCTCACTCGGACGGACCATTCAACGTGTCAATGAAGCGAAGTGTGCCTTACACGAAATGAACTATGAATCAACGGAAGAACGGGTTCTCTTATGGTTAACAGCAGAGTTCGGATTAATGCAAGGACTCGCGGCAATCACCAAACGAGAATGGCTGACACGACAAGGACGGCAGATCATTCAACAACAGGCAGAGCAGCTAGATCTGGTCGCACAGAAATTACTGTTATCGCATCTCGAACAGATGGCGGTAGCATGA
- a CDS encoding HU family DNA-binding protein, whose amino-acid sequence MNKTELIQAVVEKSGLTKKDVTKVVESTFESITETLQSGEKVQLIGFGNFEVRERAARKGRNPRTKEDIEIPASKVPAFKPGKALKDAVK is encoded by the coding sequence ATGAACAAAACTGAACTCATTCAAGCAGTCGTCGAAAAATCAGGTCTTACAAAAAAAGACGTGACGAAAGTTGTTGAATCAACATTCGAATCGATCACTGAGACACTTCAGTCTGGAGAGAAAGTCCAATTGATTGGATTTGGTAACTTCGAAGTCCGTGAGCGTGCAGCCCGTAAAGGTCGCAACCCACGTACGAAAGAAGATATCGAGATTCCAGCAAGCAAAGTACCTGCCTTCAAACCAGGTAAAGCATTGAAAGATGCTGTGAAGTAA
- a CDS encoding DUF2768 domain-containing protein, producing the protein MSPGLLKMWISFAGIGLFAISVLLVTVSRTKLKGIWQILVSTLAFVCFIVASIIMVFIVMAGPSA; encoded by the coding sequence TTGAGTCCAGGATTATTAAAAATGTGGATTTCGTTCGCTGGCATCGGACTCTTTGCGATCAGTGTCTTGCTGGTCACGGTCAGTCGGACGAAGTTGAAAGGGATTTGGCAGATTCTCGTGTCAACCTTGGCATTCGTTTGTTTCATCGTTGCGTCGATCATCATGGTATTTATCGTCATGGCGGGACCGAGCGCATGA
- a CDS encoding NAD(P)H-dependent glycerol-3-phosphate dehydrogenase codes for MTKIAVIGAGSWGTALSLVLADNDQEVILYGREQTNVDRINEHHENAQFLPGVVLPQSLKATTDLKVAVEGATHILIVTPSSAIRAVSRQLNELLTEPVVLIHASKGIEPKTHLRLSELIEAEVDPAKRKAVCVLTGPSHAEEVALRKPTTVTVASDDLEEAGRVQELFTNENFRVYLNADIIGAELGGALKNIIALAAGMTDGLGYGDNAKAALITRGMVEMARLGTMLGANPMTFTGLTGMGDLIVTCTSVHSRNWRAGNAIGRGEKLETVLENMGMVVEGVRATQAAYDLAESKQCELPITSALYHVLFDGHTPEEEVKKLMQRPQKNEIEHLFTTKD; via the coding sequence ATGACCAAAATCGCTGTCATCGGAGCAGGAAGCTGGGGAACAGCGCTCTCGCTCGTCTTAGCCGATAATGATCAGGAAGTCATTCTTTACGGTCGTGAACAAACAAATGTCGACCGTATCAATGAGCATCATGAAAATGCGCAATTCTTGCCGGGCGTCGTGTTGCCACAATCATTGAAGGCGACGACGGATCTCAAAGTGGCGGTCGAAGGCGCAACACATATTTTGATCGTGACACCGTCATCTGCGATTCGTGCGGTTTCTCGTCAACTAAATGAACTATTGACAGAACCAGTCGTCCTGATTCATGCATCAAAAGGAATCGAACCGAAGACACATCTTCGATTGTCTGAGTTGATCGAAGCAGAGGTCGACCCGGCGAAACGTAAAGCGGTTTGTGTCTTGACAGGTCCTTCACATGCTGAAGAGGTTGCGTTACGTAAACCGACGACGGTGACCGTTGCATCGGATGATTTAGAAGAGGCTGGTCGTGTGCAGGAATTGTTTACGAATGAAAACTTCCGTGTCTACCTCAATGCGGACATCATCGGGGCAGAACTCGGTGGAGCACTGAAGAATATCATTGCACTTGCTGCGGGTATGACAGATGGTCTCGGTTACGGGGACAATGCCAAGGCAGCCTTGATTACGCGTGGAATGGTCGAGATGGCTCGTCTTGGAACGATGCTTGGGGCAAACCCAATGACGTTCACCGGCTTGACAGGAATGGGTGACTTAATCGTCACTTGTACTTCTGTCCATAGCCGAAATTGGCGTGCGGGAAATGCCATCGGTCGAGGAGAAAAACTAGAGACAGTGCTTGAAAACATGGGAATGGTCGTAGAAGGTGTTCGTGCGACACAAGCTGCATATGATCTAGCAGAGTCGAAACAATGTGAACTCCCAATTACTTCTGCTTTATACCATGTTCTCTTTGACGGTCATACACCGGAAGAAGAAGTCAAAAAGTTGATGCAACGACCACAAAAAAATGAGATCGAGCATCTCTTCACGACGAAAGATTAA
- the der gene encoding ribosome biogenesis GTPase Der — MAIPVVAIVGRPNIGKSTIFNRVIGDRVSIVEDKPGVTRDRIYGTGEWLNRHFHLIDTGGIEVGDEPLLQMMRHQAELAIDEADVIIFMVNGREGITAADEEVANMLFRSNKPVVVAVNKVDNFEMRDLMYEFYSLGFGDLFPISGTHGLGLGDLLDRVLELAPDKEELEYDESTIKFALIGRPNVGKSSMTNSILGEERVIVSNIAGTTRDAIDTPFTRDEQEYVIIDTAGMRKRGKVYESTERFSVMRAQKAIERADVVCVVLDGEEGIIEQDKKVAGYAHEAGRAVIIVVNKWDAVEKDDKTMKKMQEEIREEFRFLDYAPIVFVSAKTKRRLQTLLPVIQQAAHSHAQRIQTSVLNDVIVDAVAMNPAPTDKGVRLRINYATQVASRPPTFVLFVNDPELLHFSYKRYLENRIREAFDFTGTPIRILARQKQ; from the coding sequence ATGGCAATTCCAGTCGTGGCGATCGTAGGTCGCCCAAATATCGGAAAGTCGACGATTTTTAACCGGGTGATTGGAGATCGGGTTTCAATCGTAGAAGACAAGCCAGGCGTTACCCGCGACCGTATTTACGGAACTGGAGAATGGCTGAATCGTCATTTTCATTTGATTGATACAGGTGGAATCGAAGTTGGGGATGAGCCCCTACTTCAAATGATGCGTCATCAGGCGGAGCTCGCCATTGATGAAGCGGACGTCATCATTTTCATGGTGAACGGACGCGAAGGAATCACAGCAGCGGATGAGGAAGTCGCGAACATGTTGTTCCGTTCGAACAAACCAGTCGTCGTAGCTGTCAATAAAGTGGATAATTTTGAGATGCGTGATTTAATGTATGAATTCTACTCTCTTGGATTCGGGGACTTATTCCCGATTTCTGGTACACATGGTCTTGGACTTGGTGATTTACTCGACCGTGTCCTTGAATTAGCACCAGATAAAGAAGAGTTGGAATATGACGAAAGTACGATTAAGTTTGCCTTGATTGGTCGTCCAAACGTCGGGAAATCAAGTATGACGAACTCGATTCTTGGTGAAGAGCGTGTCATCGTCTCGAATATCGCTGGTACAACACGTGATGCAATCGATACACCATTTACGCGGGATGAACAAGAATACGTCATCATCGATACGGCAGGGATGCGAAAACGCGGGAAAGTCTATGAATCGACAGAACGCTTTAGTGTCATGCGTGCTCAAAAAGCAATCGAACGAGCAGATGTCGTCTGTGTTGTTCTTGATGGTGAAGAAGGTATCATCGAACAAGATAAAAAAGTAGCAGGATATGCCCATGAAGCAGGTCGCGCGGTCATCATTGTCGTCAATAAATGGGATGCTGTTGAAAAAGATGATAAGACGATGAAAAAGATGCAAGAAGAGATTCGGGAAGAATTCCGTTTCCTTGACTATGCACCAATCGTCTTCGTCTCAGCAAAAACAAAACGTCGTTTACAAACGTTATTACCAGTCATTCAGCAAGCAGCGCACAGTCATGCGCAACGGATTCAGACAAGTGTCTTGAACGATGTCATCGTCGATGCTGTCGCTATGAACCCTGCGCCGACAGATAAAGGAGTTCGTTTACGGATTAACTATGCGACTCAGGTCGCGTCGCGTCCGCCAACGTTCGTCTTGTTCGTCAATGATCCAGAATTGCTTCACTTCTCTTATAAACGATATCTCGAGAACCGGATTCGGGAGGCATTTGATTTCACAGGTACACCAATCCGGATTTTAGCTCGTCAAAAACAATAA